A stretch of Nonomuraea africana DNA encodes these proteins:
- a CDS encoding response regulator, whose product MIRVLLADDEAIVRAGLRMLISDEPDMDVVGEAADGNEAVRVAAARRPDVVLMDARMPGLDGIAAARAIAEAHPEIKVLVLTTFDEEAIVDGALRAGVAGFLLKVSPPEQLLEALREVAAGRGLLDPAVVPRVIGGYVRAPEPLPRDSALDRLTGREAEVLALVGRGLSNSEIAARLYLGETTVKTHLGRALDKLGLRDRSQAIAFAYRSGLIRPGED is encoded by the coding sequence ATGATCCGGGTGCTGCTGGCCGACGACGAGGCGATCGTGCGGGCCGGCCTGCGCATGCTGATCTCCGACGAGCCGGACATGGACGTCGTTGGGGAGGCGGCCGACGGCAACGAGGCGGTGCGGGTGGCCGCCGCGCGCAGGCCCGATGTGGTGCTCATGGACGCCCGCATGCCGGGACTCGACGGCATCGCCGCCGCCCGCGCTATCGCCGAGGCGCATCCCGAGATCAAGGTGCTGGTGCTCACCACGTTCGACGAAGAGGCCATCGTGGACGGGGCGCTGCGCGCCGGTGTCGCCGGCTTCCTGCTCAAGGTGTCACCTCCGGAGCAGTTGCTGGAGGCGCTGCGTGAGGTGGCCGCCGGGCGCGGTCTGCTCGACCCGGCGGTGGTTCCGCGGGTAATCGGCGGGTACGTACGAGCACCGGAGCCGCTGCCCCGAGACTCGGCGCTCGACCGGCTCACCGGCCGGGAGGCCGAGGTGCTCGCCCTTGTCGGCCGGGGGCTGTCGAACTCCGAGATCGCAGCTCGGCTGTACCTTGGAGAAACCACGGTGAAGACGCACCTGGGCCGGGCGTTGGACAAGCTCGGGCTCCGCGACCGCTCGCAAGCCATCGCCTTCGCATACAGGAGCGGACTCATCCGTCCCGGCGAGGACTGA
- a CDS encoding response regulator transcription factor, protein MLTTFDEEAIVHGALRAGVAGSLLKVSPPEQLLEALREVAAGRGLLDPAVVPRVIGRYARAPQPLPRDPALDKLTGRESEVLALVGRGLSNSEIAGRLYLGETTVKTHLGRALDKLGLRDRSQAITFACESGLVRPGEN, encoded by the coding sequence GTGCTGACCACGTTCGACGAAGAGGCCATCGTGCACGGGGCGCTGCGCGCCGGAGTCGCGGGTTCCCTGCTCAAGGTCTCGCCGCCCGAGCAGTTGCTGGAGGCTCTGCGTGAGGTGGCCGCCGGACGCGGTCTGCTCGATCCGGCGGTGGTGCCGCGGGTGATCGGCAGGTACGCACGAGCGCCGCAGCCCCTACCCCGGGACCCGGCGCTCGACAAGCTCACTGGCCGGGAGTCCGAGGTCCTCGCCCTTGTGGGCCGGGGACTGTCGAACTCCGAGATCGCGGGCCGGCTGTACCTCGGGGAGACCACAGTGAAGACGCACCTTGGCCGAGCCCTGGACAAGCTCGGGTTGCGTGACCGCTCGCAGGCCATCACCTTCGCCTGCGAGAGCGGACTCGTCCGTCCCGGTGAGAACTGA
- a CDS encoding DUF4386 family protein — protein sequence MSTSPTPRRPFLLAAAIAVGPLAGAVWHLVENVGLPRIDAAVYLAQVAANRDTYALSTVLYMIFVACFIPIGLAVMRVLHGRAPLAGTISGLLFALAGALGLVVSGMRPVVLGLAPEGGVAAEAIAAYQRYQASPWFDWVMLPMLASVVIGLVVLAAAILRTGVLPRWSAVLLVVGFILSSGEFPLAVTIVGGLVQLAGFIPLAGRLVAIAEPEAEPAALV from the coding sequence ATGAGCACGTCCCCCACCCCCCGTAGGCCGTTCCTGCTCGCCGCGGCGATCGCCGTGGGTCCTCTCGCCGGCGCGGTCTGGCATCTGGTCGAAAACGTCGGCCTTCCCAGGATCGACGCGGCGGTCTACCTCGCCCAGGTGGCCGCCAACCGGGACACCTACGCCCTCAGCACCGTCCTCTACATGATCTTCGTTGCCTGCTTCATCCCCATCGGCCTGGCCGTGATGCGGGTGCTGCACGGCCGGGCACCGCTGGCCGGGACGATCTCCGGCCTACTGTTCGCCCTGGCCGGTGCGCTCGGCCTAGTCGTGTCGGGCATGCGGCCGGTCGTCCTGGGCCTGGCCCCCGAAGGCGGAGTCGCCGCCGAGGCCATCGCTGCCTACCAGCGATACCAGGCCTCTCCCTGGTTCGATTGGGTCATGCTGCCCATGCTGGCCTCGGTCGTGATCGGTCTGGTCGTGCTGGCCGCTGCAATCCTCCGCACCGGCGTCCTTCCACGCTGGTCGGCCGTGCTCCTGGTGGTCGGTTTCATCCTGTCCAGCGGTGAGTTCCCCCTGGCCGTCACCATCGTGGGCGGGCTGGTGCAGCTGGCAGGCTTCATACCCCTGGCCGGTCGGCTCGTCGCCATCGCCGAGCCCGAGGCGGAGCCCGCCGCCCTCGTCTGA
- a CDS encoding sensor histidine kinase: MRSRLVMMGELVAGAAAAATLAGFALRLRSSAGFADDYWLWISITAMVYGAPGAFLIRRGRTILGWLFVAVSASAATSVFTGEYAAVASGQGWPSRLVMLWLSVCSWLPAYVIVAAVVPYWLPSGERPTGVFRPLMYVGCASVVAGTVAWALLPWEHSDDRALADSGLVNPLGVAGAEALLQVCLVMVAVAALGGLASLGVRLLRADGDERGQLAWVAAGMASTLLLLVAAQTVEARGSGVLLAASAVPLPISVLLAIQRYRMWNMEKVLRRGLVWALMSAEIALCYAVVVALLGDLLGRSVGAPLVAAAVVAISVAPVHRFLQRGVRRLLYGEAADPYDALGRLGATLETAAAPAEALERLAGDVARILQVAAVWVLVLDGPESRHGDDLGVDPVRVSLVHAGETVGEMLLTRPRAGEFRPAEARLLHVLARQAGAAAHAARLAADLDRSRRALVAARAEERRRLRRDLHDHLGPSLSAVHLQLETVRDTVATDPDGARALADRCATWVAGAVGDVRRIVDGLGPSALDDLGLAEALRAQAARFHRPGLEIRLRLPEQGLPPLPAATEAAALRIVGEALANTARHARAGGCDIDVELTPDALCFSVRDDGVGMGSSDHGRRVGVGLESMAEAAAQLDGKCEILVPAGGGTEIRVRLPRAEV; the protein is encoded by the coding sequence ATGCGTTCGCGTCTGGTGATGATGGGGGAGTTGGTCGCGGGGGCCGCCGCCGCAGCGACCCTGGCCGGGTTCGCGCTGCGGCTGCGGTCATCGGCAGGCTTCGCCGACGACTACTGGTTGTGGATCTCGATCACGGCCATGGTGTACGGCGCGCCCGGCGCGTTCCTCATCCGGCGCGGCCGGACGATTCTGGGCTGGCTGTTCGTCGCGGTGAGCGCGAGCGCCGCGACGAGCGTCTTCACCGGGGAGTACGCCGCCGTCGCGAGCGGACAGGGCTGGCCCAGCCGGCTGGTCATGCTCTGGCTGTCGGTGTGCAGTTGGCTGCCCGCCTACGTGATCGTGGCGGCTGTCGTCCCCTACTGGCTGCCATCGGGCGAGCGGCCGACGGGGGTGTTCCGCCCGTTGATGTACGTCGGGTGCGCCTCCGTGGTGGCCGGAACAGTCGCGTGGGCGTTGTTGCCGTGGGAGCACAGCGACGATCGGGCGCTGGCCGACAGTGGGCTGGTCAACCCGCTGGGCGTCGCGGGGGCCGAGGCGCTGCTCCAGGTCTGCCTGGTCATGGTCGCGGTCGCGGCGCTGGGCGGGCTCGCGTCCCTCGGCGTACGCCTGCTCCGAGCCGACGGCGACGAGCGCGGCCAGTTGGCCTGGGTGGCCGCCGGTATGGCGAGCACCCTGCTCCTGCTGGTCGCCGCCCAGACGGTCGAGGCACGCGGCTCTGGGGTCCTGCTGGCAGCCTCGGCCGTGCCATTGCCGATCTCTGTATTGCTGGCGATCCAGCGGTACCGGATGTGGAACATGGAGAAGGTGCTGCGCCGCGGACTGGTTTGGGCGCTCATGTCAGCCGAGATCGCGCTCTGCTACGCGGTGGTCGTCGCGCTGCTCGGAGATCTCCTCGGCCGCAGCGTCGGGGCTCCCCTCGTCGCCGCAGCGGTGGTGGCGATCAGCGTGGCTCCCGTACACAGGTTTCTGCAGAGGGGGGTACGGCGGCTGCTGTACGGCGAGGCGGCGGATCCGTACGACGCGCTGGGGCGGTTGGGCGCGACCCTGGAGACGGCGGCGGCTCCCGCCGAGGCGCTCGAGCGGCTGGCCGGGGACGTCGCCAGGATCCTCCAGGTTGCGGCCGTGTGGGTGCTGGTGCTGGACGGGCCGGAGTCTCGTCACGGAGACGATCTCGGCGTGGACCCGGTGCGGGTGTCATTGGTGCACGCCGGGGAGACGGTGGGGGAGATGCTGCTGACCCGGCCGCGCGCCGGAGAGTTCCGTCCCGCCGAGGCTCGGCTGCTGCACGTCCTGGCCCGGCAGGCAGGTGCGGCAGCGCACGCCGCCCGGCTCGCGGCGGATCTGGATCGGTCGAGGCGGGCGCTGGTCGCCGCGCGCGCTGAGGAACGCCGCCGACTGCGCCGGGATCTGCACGATCATCTCGGGCCGAGCCTGTCGGCCGTACACCTGCAACTGGAGACCGTGCGTGACACGGTGGCGACCGATCCGGACGGGGCGCGTGCGCTTGCCGACCGGTGCGCCACATGGGTGGCCGGCGCCGTCGGCGATGTCCGTCGCATCGTGGATGGCCTCGGCCCGTCCGCCTTGGATGATCTGGGCTTGGCCGAGGCGCTGCGCGCGCAGGCGGCGAGGTTCCACCGTCCCGGGCTGGAGATCCGGTTGCGCCTGCCCGAGCAGGGACTGCCGCCGCTTCCGGCCGCCACCGAGGCAGCTGCCCTGCGCATCGTGGGCGAGGCGCTAGCCAACACCGCCCGGCACGCGCGCGCCGGCGGCTGCGACATAGATGTGGAGCTGACGCCGGACGCGCTCTGCTTCTCTGTGCGCGACGACGGCGTGGGCATGGGGAGCTCTGACCACGGGCGGCGAGTGGGCGTGGGCCTGGAGTCGATGGCCGAGGCCGCCGCCCAGCTTGACGGGAAATGCGAGATCCTTGTCCCAGCCGGCGGGGGCACCGAGATCCGCGTGCGGCTGCCGAGAGCCGAGGTGTGA
- a CDS encoding response regulator transcription factor, which yields MRVLIVDDHPMYREGLVAALSGQPGVTVVGEAGDGAAAVELAVRRAPDIVLMDLHMPVMNGVEATGRLLSERPDIAIVVLTMLESDDSLAAAVRAGARGYLLKGAGRAEILRALETCMEGGAYFGPNAARALAGLVGSEPRRTVANPVLPELTEREVEILDLMARGLSNAAIASRLYVSDKTVRNYVSAVYGKLGVNDRAAAVARARDAGLGSGLPGGR from the coding sequence ATGCGCGTTCTGATCGTGGATGACCACCCCATGTACCGGGAGGGACTGGTCGCGGCGCTCTCCGGCCAGCCCGGCGTCACGGTCGTGGGTGAGGCGGGCGACGGGGCGGCCGCCGTCGAACTGGCCGTCAGGCGCGCTCCCGACATCGTCCTGATGGATCTGCATATGCCGGTCATGAACGGCGTCGAGGCCACCGGGCGCTTGCTGAGCGAGCGGCCGGATATCGCGATCGTGGTCCTGACGATGCTGGAGTCCGACGACTCGCTGGCGGCGGCCGTACGAGCAGGCGCTCGTGGCTACCTCCTCAAGGGGGCGGGCCGGGCCGAGATCCTTCGGGCGCTGGAGACGTGCATGGAGGGCGGTGCCTACTTCGGCCCGAACGCCGCCCGGGCACTCGCCGGGCTCGTCGGCTCCGAGCCCCGGCGGACCGTCGCCAACCCGGTCCTGCCCGAGCTTACCGAGCGCGAGGTGGAGATCCTCGACCTGATGGCGCGCGGACTGTCCAACGCCGCCATCGCCTCCCGGCTCTACGTCTCCGACAAGACGGTCCGTAACTACGTCAGCGCCGTGTATGGCAAGCTCGGCGTCAACGACCGCGCCGCCGCGGTGGCACGAGCCCGCGATGCCGGACTGGGCTCTGGACTGCCCGGCGGGCGCTGA
- a CDS encoding DUF6230 family protein, with protein MRNAKGQVIPVVKTGIRRAVATGLCQSVLIRSPLGSVTVRLTGGLGGNEVTVENMVVDVAVARTAATLTGIQLGRDAGTLDAVPGLRGPVGTFGGQGRTITLRDVRLQAWAVTAATFSLPDLTMKVIPGVHECF; from the coding sequence GTGCGGAACGCGAAAGGCCAGGTGATCCCCGTCGTGAAGACCGGCATCCGGCGGGCTGTGGCGACTGGCCTGTGCCAGAGCGTTCTCATCAGGTCGCCCCTGGGGTCCGTCACGGTGAGGCTCACAGGTGGCCTCGGCGGCAATGAGGTGACCGTCGAGAACATGGTGGTCGACGTGGCGGTGGCGCGGACCGCCGCTACGCTGACCGGCATCCAGCTGGGGCGTGACGCCGGCACCCTGGACGCCGTACCAGGGCTGAGGGGTCCGGTCGGCACATTCGGCGGGCAGGGCAGGACGATCACCCTGCGTGATGTCAGGCTGCAGGCGTGGGCCGTGACCGCCGCGACCTTCAGCCTCCCCGACCTCACGATGAAGGTGATTCCGGGCGTGCATGAGTGCTTCTAG
- a CDS encoding DUF6114 domain-containing protein: protein MRSWRQSRPFWGGLLVLLAGMELLSIPFTMNALPVVVMSGSVGAVYLIALVMMILGVLLWLQPGQRVFLGVVAMLLSLASFIYSNLGGFLVGMSLGLVGGALAVAWTPVDRPVIRLGSIDVRVVLASALVFFSRAQAMCRVAPGGLLSPRRRMAQAGRDSGADPTGVDHAGVDSAAASRRSG, encoded by the coding sequence ATGAGGTCGTGGCGGCAGTCGCGCCCGTTCTGGGGCGGCCTGTTGGTCTTGCTGGCGGGGATGGAGCTGCTCAGCATCCCGTTCACGATGAATGCGCTGCCGGTGGTGGTCATGTCCGGCTCGGTGGGGGCCGTCTACCTGATCGCGCTCGTGATGATGATCCTGGGCGTGCTGCTCTGGCTACAGCCCGGGCAGCGGGTTTTCCTGGGTGTCGTGGCCATGCTGTTGTCGCTGGCGTCCTTCATCTACTCCAACCTGGGTGGCTTCCTGGTCGGCATGAGTCTGGGCTTGGTGGGCGGCGCGCTGGCCGTCGCCTGGACTCCTGTCGACCGGCCAGTGATCCGCCTGGGCTCCATCGACGTTCGCGTGGTGCTCGCCTCCGCCCTCGTGTTCTTCTCGCGTGCGCAGGCGATGTGCCGGGTGGCACCTGGCGGCCTTCTGTCGCCTCGCCGGCGGATGGCGCAGGCGGGCCGGGATTCCGGCGCCGATCCCACTGGCGTGGATCACGCGGGTGTGGATTCGGCCGCGGCGTCGCGCAGGTCGGGCTGA
- a CDS encoding SulP family inorganic anion transporter produces MDTRRTRAAHVIPLIGQLRGYSARSARADVMAAFAIAVTLLPQGLAYGALAGLPPAAGLYTALAAAVVFALLTGTRFVAVGPSSTMALLTFTVVQDRAGDDGGRALALTAALSFLVGAWCLLGAALPLQGAAEFLSSPVMLGYLAGVGIQILAGQAGPLLGVPTVGAEPLVSLWHVLTHLNQITPLTAMTGLGAMAALLLLRRYLPRVPGGLVVCLLAIAISAAVDLAGRGVAVVGTVSGGLPTPAGPRVTLEDLWALLLPAAGMALIASIETVSAVRQTVTDTPDHVPLDRETAALGTSSLASGLLGGFPPMASTSRTLSARSVGAQSQIFQLATAGIVMFVLISGGPLIALLPMTVLAAVVMVGAPKLIDVTGFLNLWRGWRAESVIALAAVVGVLALGVLRGLLVAVLLSASQLLRRAARPHDALLAVYDDNEPPREITDGSSPHPDILIYRVDAPLFFANARRIRQRVLSLVTAPEPRPRGVILDAQAVFYLDATAAEALARLTADLQGLGCRFVLTRVPEPVLAVLRANPYHDGVTRQLPVFPDVREAFTALRKQ; encoded by the coding sequence ATGGATACGCGTCGGACGCGGGCGGCGCACGTCATACCGCTCATCGGTCAATTGCGGGGTTATTCGGCACGCTCGGCCCGCGCCGATGTGATGGCCGCCTTCGCGATCGCGGTGACTCTGCTCCCGCAGGGACTCGCATACGGCGCTCTGGCCGGGCTGCCGCCGGCCGCCGGCCTCTATACGGCGCTGGCCGCCGCGGTGGTATTCGCCCTGCTGACCGGTACGCGGTTCGTGGCGGTGGGCCCCTCGTCCACCATGGCGCTCCTCACGTTCACTGTCGTTCAGGACCGGGCCGGCGACGACGGTGGGCGGGCGCTCGCGCTGACGGCGGCTCTGTCGTTCCTGGTAGGCGCCTGGTGCCTGCTGGGAGCCGCGCTGCCGCTGCAGGGCGCGGCCGAGTTCCTGTCGTCGCCGGTGATGCTCGGATACCTGGCCGGCGTGGGTATCCAGATCCTCGCCGGGCAGGCGGGGCCGCTGCTGGGCGTACCGACTGTCGGCGCCGAGCCACTCGTCAGCCTGTGGCACGTCCTCACCCACCTGAACCAGATCACGCCGCTGACCGCGATGACGGGCTTGGGCGCGATGGCTGCACTCCTGTTGCTCAGGCGCTACCTGCCCCGCGTTCCCGGCGGGCTGGTGGTCTGCCTGCTGGCGATCGCGATCTCGGCAGCGGTGGACCTGGCCGGTCGGGGCGTCGCCGTGGTCGGTACGGTGTCCGGAGGCCTGCCTACACCCGCTGGGCCGCGTGTGACTCTGGAGGACCTGTGGGCCCTGCTCTTGCCAGCGGCGGGCATGGCACTCATCGCCTCGATCGAGACTGTCAGCGCGGTCCGCCAGACAGTCACCGACACCCCTGACCACGTCCCACTCGACCGGGAGACCGCCGCCCTGGGGACCTCAAGCCTTGCTTCCGGTCTGCTGGGCGGCTTCCCGCCGATGGCCAGCACCAGCCGCACCCTGTCCGCCCGCAGCGTGGGCGCGCAGTCCCAAATCTTCCAGCTCGCCACGGCGGGCATCGTCATGTTCGTCCTCATCTCCGGCGGGCCGCTGATCGCGCTGCTCCCGATGACGGTGCTGGCCGCCGTCGTCATGGTGGGCGCACCCAAACTCATCGACGTCACCGGCTTTCTGAATCTGTGGCGCGGATGGCGCGCGGAGAGCGTGATCGCCCTCGCCGCGGTCGTCGGCGTGCTGGCTCTCGGGGTGCTGCGCGGCCTGCTCGTCGCCGTGCTCCTGTCGGCGAGCCAACTCCTCCGCCGCGCCGCACGCCCCCACGACGCCCTACTCGCCGTCTACGACGACAACGAGCCCCCTCGCGAGATCACCGACGGCTCATCGCCCCACCCCGACATCCTCATCTACCGCGTCGATGCGCCGTTGTTCTTCGCCAACGCCCGGCGGATCCGGCAGAGGGTGCTCTCCCTGGTGACAGCGCCCGAGCCGCGTCCGCGCGGCGTGATCCTGGACGCGCAGGCGGTGTTCTATCTTGACGCCACGGCCGCCGAGGCCCTGGCCCGGCTCACGGCCGACCTGCAAGGACTCGGCTGCCGGTTCGTGCTGACCCGTGTCCCCGAGCCCGTCCTGGCCGTGCTGCGAGCCAACCCCTACCACGACGGCGTCACCCGGCAGCTCCCCGTCTTCCCCGACGTACGCGAGGCCTTCACCGCCCTGCGAAAGCAGTGA
- a CDS encoding arylsulfatase, translated as MSFTAQDVREQTTAYAKAQPLRPPGGAPNVLIILVDDVGFGASSAFGGPCRMPAAERLAGHGLKYSRFHTTALCSPTRQALLTGRNHHSVGMGVITEMATTAPGYTGMRPNSAATMAHILKYNGYGTAAFGKMHQTPAWETSPSGPFDRWPVGDGFEKFYGFLGGETNQWEPTLIDGTMPVLPPRRPEEGYHLSEDLVDQTVAWVRSQRALTPDKPFLAYLSFGATHAPHHVAPEWREPYRGQFDHGWDAQRERTLARQKELGVVPPEAELAPWPEEVPHWDQLTDAQRLVGAALMENYAAFATHTDHQVGRLVDQLQEMGVLDDTIIFYMLGDNGASAEGGLDGTTNELFTLNGMIDTIENVMAGLDELGGTKSYPHYPVGWALAMDTPYQWTKQVASHYGGTRNGLIVHWPTGIQDKGGIRHQWHHVIDVLPTVLEITGLPEPYSVDGVAQRPIEGTSMRYSFDDAGAEDRHTTQYFEMFGNRGIYHLGWTAVTRHRIPWETGAQQMRPFDEDVWELYDTNTDWSQAHDLAQQHPDKLARLKQQFLIEAAKYQVFPLDDRLVERANADIAGRPDLLTGRTSMTLYAGMKQLQENTVPNVKNKSHSRRSRCLRAAPTV; from the coding sequence ATGAGCTTCACCGCTCAGGATGTCCGTGAGCAGACCACCGCATACGCGAAGGCCCAGCCGCTGCGTCCGCCGGGGGGTGCGCCCAACGTGCTCATCATCCTCGTCGACGACGTGGGCTTCGGCGCCTCCTCCGCCTTCGGCGGCCCCTGCCGGATGCCCGCGGCCGAACGGCTGGCCGGGCACGGGCTGAAGTACAGCCGCTTCCACACCACGGCGCTGTGCTCGCCGACCAGGCAGGCGCTGCTCACCGGGCGTAACCACCATTCGGTCGGCATGGGCGTCATCACCGAGATGGCGACGACCGCTCCCGGCTACACCGGCATGCGCCCCAACAGCGCCGCGACCATGGCGCACATCCTGAAGTACAACGGGTACGGCACGGCCGCGTTCGGCAAGATGCACCAGACGCCCGCGTGGGAGACCAGCCCGTCGGGACCGTTCGACCGGTGGCCGGTCGGTGACGGGTTCGAGAAGTTCTACGGCTTCTTGGGCGGTGAGACCAACCAGTGGGAGCCGACCCTGATCGACGGCACCATGCCGGTGCTGCCGCCGCGCAGGCCCGAGGAGGGCTACCACCTGTCGGAGGACCTCGTCGATCAGACGGTCGCCTGGGTGCGCTCGCAGCGGGCGCTGACTCCCGACAAGCCGTTCCTTGCCTACCTGTCCTTCGGCGCCACGCACGCTCCGCACCACGTGGCGCCTGAGTGGCGCGAGCCGTACCGCGGCCAGTTCGACCACGGCTGGGACGCTCAGCGGGAGCGGACGCTGGCTCGGCAAAAAGAGCTCGGCGTGGTCCCGCCGGAAGCGGAGCTGGCGCCGTGGCCTGAGGAGGTCCCGCACTGGGATCAGCTCACCGACGCGCAAAGGCTGGTCGGCGCCGCGCTCATGGAGAACTACGCGGCCTTCGCCACCCACACCGACCACCAGGTGGGCAGGCTGGTGGACCAGCTGCAGGAGATGGGGGTGCTGGACGACACCATCATCTTCTACATGCTCGGTGACAACGGCGCCTCAGCCGAGGGCGGGCTGGACGGCACGACCAACGAGCTCTTCACGCTCAACGGGATGATCGACACCATCGAGAACGTCATGGCCGGCCTGGACGAGCTCGGCGGGACGAAGTCCTACCCGCACTATCCCGTGGGGTGGGCGCTGGCCATGGACACGCCCTACCAGTGGACCAAGCAGGTGGCCTCGCACTACGGCGGCACCCGCAACGGCCTGATCGTGCACTGGCCGACCGGCATCCAGGACAAGGGCGGGATACGCCACCAATGGCACCACGTCATCGACGTCCTGCCGACCGTTCTGGAGATCACCGGCTTGCCCGAGCCGTACTCCGTCGACGGCGTCGCGCAGCGGCCCATCGAGGGCACGAGCATGCGCTACAGCTTCGATGACGCCGGGGCCGAGGACCGCCACACCACCCAGTACTTCGAGATGTTCGGCAACCGTGGCATCTACCACCTCGGGTGGACCGCGGTGACCCGCCACCGCATCCCCTGGGAGACCGGGGCACAGCAGATGCGCCCCTTCGACGAGGACGTCTGGGAGCTCTACGACACCAACACCGACTGGAGCCAGGCCCACGATCTCGCCCAGCAGCACCCAGACAAGCTGGCCCGGCTCAAGCAACAGTTCCTCATCGAGGCCGCCAAGTATCAGGTGTTCCCGCTGGACGATCGCCTCGTGGAGCGGGCCAACGCCGACATCGCCGGTCGCCCCGATCTCCTGACCGGCCGTACGTCGATGACGCTGTACGCCGGGATGAAGCAGCTGCAAGAGAACACCGTGCCCAACGTCAAGAACAAGTCGCACTCGAGGAGATCGAGGTGCCTGAGGGCGGCGCCCACGGTGTGA
- a CDS encoding acetoacetate decarboxylase family protein encodes MPELVAPQLVVNSRMIYFGWVPADPEAVAALVPDGLKPMANRQVFMNQYVVDRPEQTSGFGAYSLTYIGPDLEHAYAPDGVTPGRWWTHYFNSSAVVREYAAARGVPATAGRTTIEVRGRNLVATTESDGVPVIRTTARVGDTGTAVNRGQLRYITEVGGQKLSGIYPFVAEPVDPFEVVSVEFLEPSHSVYALRPADPLQIVWGFYSPRSSFTYPGGESVMA; translated from the coding sequence GTGCCCGAACTCGTGGCTCCCCAGCTCGTCGTCAACAGCCGGATGATCTACTTCGGCTGGGTGCCGGCCGATCCCGAAGCCGTCGCGGCCTTGGTGCCCGACGGTCTGAAGCCCATGGCCAACCGACAGGTCTTCATGAACCAGTACGTCGTCGACCGGCCCGAGCAGACCTCGGGCTTCGGTGCGTACTCGCTCACCTACATCGGGCCGGACCTGGAACATGCCTACGCCCCCGATGGCGTGACCCCCGGCCGCTGGTGGACGCACTACTTCAACTCCAGCGCTGTGGTACGCGAGTACGCGGCCGCTCGAGGTGTGCCCGCCACCGCTGGCCGTACCACGATCGAGGTCAGGGGCAGGAATCTGGTCGCGACGACCGAGTCCGACGGTGTGCCGGTGATCCGTACGACCGCGCGGGTCGGTGACACCGGTACGGCGGTCAACCGGGGCCAGTTGCGTTACATCACCGAGGTCGGCGGGCAGAAGCTCAGCGGGATCTATCCGTTCGTGGCGGAACCGGTCGACCCGTTCGAGGTGGTGTCGGTGGAGTTTCTGGAGCCGAGCCACTCCGTCTATGCCCTGCGCCCCGCTGACCCGCTGCAGATCGTGTGGGGCTTCTACTCGCCACGGTCGTCCTTCACCTATCCCGGCGGCGAGTCGGTAATGGCCTGA
- a CDS encoding PadR family transcriptional regulator: MDVIEALMADLDARWGLEIIKATGRRPGTVYLALDRLERSGWVVSTWESDAARKGPRRRLYRLTGDALPAARRVVAKHATARQPIGQSLPQPGF, encoded by the coding sequence GTGGACGTGATCGAGGCCCTGATGGCCGACCTAGACGCACGCTGGGGTCTGGAGATCATCAAGGCGACAGGTCGGCGCCCGGGGACCGTCTACCTCGCACTCGACCGGCTGGAGCGCAGCGGATGGGTGGTCTCCACCTGGGAGTCGGACGCGGCGCGGAAAGGGCCGCGCCGGCGCCTCTACCGGCTGACGGGGGACGCCCTGCCCGCCGCGCGCCGCGTCGTCGCCAAGCACGCGACCGCGCGCCAGCCGATCGGCCAGAGCTTGCCCCAGCCGGGATTCTGA
- a CDS encoding winged helix-turn-helix domain-containing protein, whose product MSHPRHALNEIIHAPVRLSIVAMLAAAETVEFRFLRDTIEVSDSLLSKHIDTLEKAGYVRVEKGFVGKRPRTWLALTDEGRSAFQDYTSVLRQITEGTHRA is encoded by the coding sequence GTGAGCCATCCCCGGCACGCGCTCAACGAAATCATCCACGCTCCGGTGCGGCTGTCCATCGTGGCGATGCTCGCGGCGGCGGAGACGGTCGAGTTCCGCTTCCTGAGGGACACGATCGAGGTCAGCGACTCGCTGCTGTCCAAGCACATCGACACGCTGGAGAAGGCGGGTTACGTGCGGGTGGAGAAGGGCTTCGTCGGCAAACGCCCCCGGACCTGGCTGGCGCTGACCGACGAAGGGCGCAGCGCCTTCCAGGACTACACGTCCGTACTTCGGCAGATCACGGAGGGAACCCATCGCGCTTGA